DNA sequence from the Calonectris borealis chromosome 23, bCalBor7.hap1.2, whole genome shotgun sequence genome:
agggggtgggaaggcctccgggtacccagaggggtgggggcagccatctcctgtgcctcttcctgcttcctctcaactggctctcagaaaatccctggaagcagccctgagggggcctgactccaactgaccgtcAGCCTGTTGCACCGGTGCGTCAGAAATGTGCGGCTCATCGGCACGCTCAGGCACGCATGCcccggcagcaccatcccctggggcTACAGCCCTTTGACACAGAGGGGCCATCACCATCAGCCTCACTGACTCCccctggagctcctccagccccagcccacagctgcagccatggccccTTACACCCGCTATTTAGCCTGCTCCCCTGGACTCTGACAGTCACTCACCATGTACAAAGGACTACAGGCACAGCCATGAGAGCAAAGGacacagcaagtgtttattcgttaatgcgtTTAAGTTCCAGGAGcgagtctgctccggggctcagtgcctgtaccgagacaactcggcaatcgttactggagcagcagatacagagaacgaaaatacagtgaaggggaacaggacacaggaatagaaagaaaaaaataaaattaggaagaaggaccgaggagcagagaaaggaagatacagggaacaggacagtgagatggataagttgataaaaaaggaatgaggacCCCTGCAGGGAcatggcaaaagagaaacagggtcagggagcagaacagagaaaagagagagaaaattatgagcgcggagcagaacagatggatcgagagagaaatggaatgaaagaaataaggaaggagagagagagaggaaaaaagttaagaaacaaaccagaggaactgaggggggaaaaagagacaaacatatcaggacaaagagagggagaatgaaaaactggcgctgggctgcaggatgacaaaaaaggccagggagcagaacaaaggggaataatggGACAGcaagctgggcagggggatatagcaagaaacgaCGGGACGAGCAGTGGTAAGGAGACATACAAACAAAAAGTTAGGggaaggatggagaacagagagaataagagaaaaaggacagggagcggggcagagatggagaaagaaccattagagacagagagaggaggagtgCAACAGGACcaagacagagagatggagaaagaaagagaaagcagtgatgggtagtaggccagagggacaaggaaagaaagaaggaaggacagagggatatagaaaacagatgaagacagggagccacaaagtgggatACCGCGAAAGAGAAAGGGACGGGGAACACGAGAAAAAACAGGGATAGACAGGTGGGGCAATAaataagagggaaagagagcagcACAAGGGGTCACaaagagtaagagatgaacaggaaggaggacagggacaatgagaaacagaattaaaaagaacagcaacagtgagcaaaacaaagggatagaaagaaaaggaaggaaggagagagataggaaggcagggacacagagaaGCACGTACAggcgcagaaaggaaaagaaagccaggaaacaggccagagaaattgCACGGGAAAAAAGACACaggtgcagatcaggacaaagagatggaaagggaaaaaacggCAGTATCGCTATTCGGACGCTGAGACGCTGAgcggcgcgccaccgcgcatgcgctcgTGACGGGCGGCTGCACCGCTTGTCGGGGAGCGGCCGCAGCTGGAAGCCCACAGAAAACCACAATaaaccggcaacaaaactacACATCGTGCTGCGCCACGGGGGCCGCAGCGGTAGCAACGACAACGCCGCGCCGCACGCGCTCCAGAGCAAGGCGGCTACCAGGCAGCCAAGTCCGCAaaaactacacctcccggcatgcACGGGCAAACACAGCATGGCCGCCCGGAAGCCAAGTGCCGGAAGACTACACCTTCCGGCATGCTCCGGGGAGCAAACATGTCCGACCAGAAGCCCCGCACCctaggactacagctcccggcatgccacgaggcagccttccctgccttctgaccctgcggggacaccgttccCTCCCCCGCCAACGCACCCGGAGACCCCAGCGCAACCTCGCGCTCCGAAGCGCGGCTCCGAGCAGACCCCGCCACCGACTCCGACACGGCGCGCCCCTCCACCCGGCTCCCGACAGTCCTCACCGCTGGCACCCTCGcacccgtgccgccgccgccgctccgtgcCTCCGACACGGACCCCACCGGCCCCCCACAAGCACCGCCGCCCTCCTCGGGTTTTTCCCGGGACCCGCCGAGTGATCGCCCGGCCCCCGCTCACCTTCGCCCCCGGTGTAGCCGCAGCTCGGCGACCGCGCTCCTCCTCCCGTGATTCACACTAGCCCCTCCAcggccagccggggcagggcagcaccagcacaagcACCAGCCCTTCCCCTGGCAGCCACCCCTTTACAGGGAGGGGCCGTCGCCATCAGCCTCACTGCCCGCacctggggctcctccagccccggcccgcagctggagcccagcaggaacagagggccaTCGGCCAACCCCCACTccgcgtcacctcctcccctgggctctgtcacagcccctcgcccggtgcaaagggagtgcaaatgCAGCCGTGAGGGCAAAGGAGACGGCGAGTGTTTATTTAGTCACGCACGTAACAAGTCCCGGGAGcgagtctgctccggggctcgGGGCTCCCGACACTCCCCCAGCCCATGGGACACCTCGGCAGTCGTTCCTGGAGCCACGCTTGTCGGTTCGGCGGGGAACGGACGGTCGGTCGGCTGGCTCCTGGACcgatgggctgctgggcagaggtggaggctgccAAAAACGTGGAGCAGGGCACAGGACAcgagaagaaaaaagctgcagcaggCTAGACGGGGGGTGTAGCGAGAAAGCGTGAAGAAGGGAACGGGACAGCAAGAGAAGGATGGGAACAGGGAGcccgacagaggtggagaaagaagcagcaggaagagaggaagggaagcagcaaaaagagggagagagagcaggacagagactgacaaagaaggacagggagcaggatggagatgcaggaaaaacctgggatgggcagcacgacagaaagggaggaaggaagggaaagaatatggGCAGGAAGCCAGACCGAGACACATGGCGAAAGATTAAAAAGCGATAAGAAcagggcaaagaggaaggaatgaaacagggacagggagccggcaCAGCGAACGATGGAGGGAAGGGCCATATGGGgtgaacaacacaaaacaaaccacacagctacATGCTACgtagcagggagggaagaattaagaattaggaacagcaagctggaaaaaaaaaacagctggagagcaagaagaatagcaacacgtacagaaagaagaggggggaaattctAAAATAGGGTCATCGGGAAGCCAGAGAtagtgagaaggagagaggacaaaagcgacaggctacaaggcAGAGAGGGCAGAATTAATGAATAGCGACAGAGAGCtggccagagagagatggagaaaggcaaaagattGGACGGCTGACAGTGCACAGAGGGAAGAATTCAAAAACCATgaacagggagctggacagagagagaggcagaaataaaatggggacaagtgacaggccacagggcagagagagaggaactgataaatagggacaggggaccagacagaacacaatgtagaatagaaaaaaccagcagcaggctacagggaagaggtaggaattaaagaacaggaactgggagctggacagagagacatggagagagaaaaaaaaaacagcgatgGCTACAATAcagatagggaaaaaataaaaactagcagtagggagttggacagagagagatggagaaagacaaatagcaTGGGGCTACGGGACAGAGAATGTGGAACTAAAACACGGAGagagggagccggacagagagagggaccaaggaaaaaatccagacaggCTACATGGGGCAGatggaggaattaaaatctggggacagggagccagacagagagagagggagatcgcAGGGAATAGCGGTGGGTGCAGGAAGACGAGTGAGGTATtaataaatagggacagggagccagacagagagagacagagtaaTGCAAAAATAGCGACGgggtacagggcagagaagaagaattgaAAATGGGGCGCAGCGAGATAGacatagagagatggagaaaagaaagacgCGACAGGGTACacggcagagagagaggaattaaaaaacagggacgggAAGCAAGAAAGAGGGAGGTGGAGGAAGCAGGGGGGCATTAAAAgtgagggacggggagctgggaaagaagaggtggagaaagaaatagaaacacaatgtGCTACGGGGCCGTGAAGGAAGAAACCCAAgaactgggacagggagccagagaaaaagagccagagaaagaaaaaataccaacgGACTACgtaacagagagggaggaatgaaaaaatagggagccggagccgggcagaggaagaaggagaaaaaaaaaataaccaggggccaacagggcagagagaggtaggaaggaaaaaacagggatccggagccaaacagaaagaaaatgatagcgACGGGctacagggagaagagggaaaaattaaaagagagggACAAGGACCCGGACGCGGCGTGATGCACACAGGAAGTATAGCAACAGctagggggcagagagggaggaattataaCATAGGGACGGAGagccagaggtggagggggagataaagagagggaaaaaaaaaaaacagacagcctacagggaagagaaggaggaattaaaaaattgggatccagagccagagagagagatggagaaagaagaaattgaaaaatagggagcaggagccaaccagagagagacagagaaaggaaataccgtGATGGGCTCCAAGACGGAGAgggatggatttcaaaaaagaagggaccGGAAGTCgtacagagagagacggagaaagagAAGATAGCGACGGGCCGCAGGGCAGCGAGGGAAGAACTAAAaagtagggacagggagccagacagagagtgatggagaaagaaaaaaaaaatgcgaCAGGCTATAGGGCAGACAGGGAGCGATTAACATCtcgggacagggagcgggacagagaacgGAAAAATAGtgacgggctgcagggcagagagggaggaattacaaaacggggacagggagccggacagagagagacgaggaaaggcaaataatagcATTGTGCTACAGGGCcgagagggagaaactgaaaaatagggaccgaGAGCCAGAATGacgagagacagagaaagaacaaaccgcTATAggccacaggacagacagggaggaatttttaaaaaacaggaccgGAAGCGATGTACAGAGAGACGTCGGGGaacaaaaattgaacaagcgacacgtacaggacagagagggatgaattaaaaaaaaaaataaagacagggagccgaacagagagacacagacaaattaaaaacagcgATGGGCTACAAGACAgatagggagaaattaaaaaatcctggacGGGAGCCGGACGGGGAGAGAcggcaaaagaaatgaaatcgcaacgtggcacagagccaggaaggacaaaattgaaaaacaggtcctgggaactggaaagagagagacagagaaagaaaagagaccgaTGGGCtctagggcagagagggaggaatgaaaaaacaggggtgtggagccagagagagagactgagaaataagAGGGAGAAGGCAACAGGCCACAGGGTACAGAGGGAGGAAGTACAAAAGAGGGGCCGGGACCCGGACGGAAAGAGGCGGAGAAAGGGAACTTCAAAAGTGACGGGCTACAGGGCAGAAAGCGAGGAATTTAGAAAATCAGGATCTTGAGCCGGACcgagagagacaaagaaaatgaaaatggtgatgggtaacagggcagagaggagggaattaaaaaacagggagagggaacgggacagagagactgagaagaggaaaactcctgacagacttccagagagagagggaggcattaaaaattacagacagggagtgggacagacagagacagggaaagaaaaaaacggcAGTGGGCTACcgggcaaaggagaggagagtttaAAAGTGGGGACAGCGAGACGAACAGAGAGGgacggagaaaggaaagaagcgcctgagggacagggagctggacagacagagacagagacagcaacaaTACCCACACACTAACTACAGGACAAAGAGGGAAGAATGCAAAAATAGTGgccgggagccagacagagagagacagagaaggaaaaaatagccacaggctacagggcagagagagggaggacctaAAACATGGGAACAGGGAGCCGCTCAGAGCGAGATGGAGAAAGGAGGTACaagggagcaaaaagaaaaaatcgcAGCagtgtgggaaagggaggggaccaggggaggggcGCGGAGGAAccgggactcactgcagctctcgctctcggcactgccgggagaatttgacagttcagacgcttctttctccttctctcctcctttccttttctgtaacttcggtcgcttggctgtcctccacctaagagaatacaTGGGTGTCTCACAGGTCTTACGAGACAAAGCTTCCTAGACGCATAGCCTCACTTGCGCGCTACACGCATGAGTAGGacggagggaaagaggaagaaaattatgagcagggtgcagaacagacggcttgagagaaaaattgaatgacagaaataaggaaagagaaagagaggaaaaaacatagtgaacacaccagaaggactgagggcaaaagagagagagacagatcaggataaagagagggagaaagaaaaaccagcgctgcaggatgagaaaaaaggccaggaagcaggacaaaggagaaTCATGCTGGGCAGGGGTATATAGCGAGAAACGATGCAGACAGGCAGTGGTATggacatatacagacaaaaagttagggggaggatggatgacaaagagataagagaaaaaagacagagaacgggacagagaagtgaagcaataaataatagggccacggagcaggacagaggaagagagacagagagagagggacaggtaaGGCAACAgataattggagaaagaaaagaaagggaacagcacagagggtcacagagaaaaagagagggatggcagaaagaggaaaaataagatcagggagaagaactgagaagcacacagaaaaaggtacagggaaaaggacagagatggagaaaacagagaaagactggaggcagaacaaaggcaaAGATTGACAagtacagggagcaggacaaagggatgcaggaggaaaaaatagtgatgggcagcaggttagagaaaaagaaaaagagcaagaacagcaagagaaggagaatgacAGAAGGATGTAGAGAGAAAAACCAGGACACGTAAAAGGAAGGGTTGGGGGACACACACGTCACaagagtagaaataaaaagagagggatggggagcaagaCAGCGTgacagagggagacggagggagggaaggagtgggatgcaaggatacagaaaagcataggtacagggaagagaaaagaatgacagagaaagaaagaggagaatggggagcaagagacagagagatggagaacgaAAAAATAGTGATGCgccgaagaacaaaaatacagagaattaaaaaaatacttctagggagcaggacagaggaatacagcaagaggaaaaaatcaacagGGAGAAGGTCCGGTAACACACAGGAGGACTGCGTATTACCAGGACACTGGGggagtgagagggagggaacacagagcaggacagaggaatagagaaagaaaaaaaatagggacaggaagaaaagcagagtaaccaagagaggaaaaaaaaacagaaagggaactggacagagTTCAGGAACTCTGAGCAGGActaaaagatggagaaagaagcattagagGCGGAcgaatagagagaagaaaaaacaggttgaaggaaagagagagagagagtgagtgaCAAAACCCgggcagagagtgggagaaagaaaaaccagtgacaaacagcaggacagaagcaggggggcagggggaaggaaggacaggaggaaggagaaagaaagagacagaaggacagaaagagatagggaggcaggaaaggagagagagaggtaaGGAGGCAGGGACATGGCACTGCACATACAGGcgcagagagcaaaagaaagccagagaatagaccagagaaattgtggggaaaaaagaaacgaatgcagatcaggacaaagagatagaaaaggaaaaaacagcgatgggctacagaacagagacagaggatgaaaaaaaagagggagagggagcaggacacaagaatagaggaagaggtacaggggagcaaaacaaaagaaaacactgcagcatgggaaacagaggggaccaggagaggggtggggagggccCGGGACGCATAAGAGGGAAGACAGGGCCCCGAGGGCccgggactcactgcagctctcgcTCTCGGCACTGCCGGGAGAATTTGACACTTCaaacgcttctttctccttctctcctcccttcctcttctgtaactccggtcgcttggctgtcctccacctaaaagAATACGTGGGTATCTCACAGCTCTGACGAGACGAGGCTTCCTACACAAGTAGCCTCGCTCGCTCGTGCACTACGCGGCCGTACCGCGCCGTTGGTGACGCATacagaccctgcggtccgtgttggcgGCCTGGCCTGCTGCGGACTACGAAGAGGGATCCCTCCTCACCTGGAGAGGCAAGGTCTCTCTCGCCTGCAGCGGGAGGCAGCAGCTGGCCAGGTGGCCTTCAATGTCATCTTCTTGACCTttctctggcctctccagcttcagccgcggcagccccTGTCCACATCCAGTAAGTGCTCCGCCTGTCCCTTTTCGCCCCGACGCTGCGAGGAAAGCGAGGCCGGGCAGAGACAACCCCCGCAAGCCTGAGGCAGTGCCATCAACAGCATCGCCAAGGCAGGAACAGACAACCGCATCCTCAGTGCAGCctctgaaagagggaaagaaaaagcagcgacCGATATTACCGTAGCTTGCCCCTGGCCGcatcctctccttctgcaggggcTTGTGGAGACGCATCAAAGGCCAGCTTGCCGACTGGGCTTGGGGGTGACCTGGGGCTACAGGACTCCAGCAGACCGGGAGCCTGCCGCAGCGGGCAGTTTGAAGCTTCCCGTCCCGCCACCCCCGAGCGGCCAGCGGGCAGGAGACACCGCCCCATCCGCCGAGGGGACTCGCCAGCCTCACCGATGACCTCGGCCctgacccgccgccgccgggaagcGCGCCCGGCGCACCGCCATGCTGCTCCCCCGCAAGGCGCATGCGCCCGCTGCCGACGGCGCGccggaggggccagagccggtgGGCGAACGCCGCGCTGCAGTACCGCATTTCGGCCACGGGGTGGCAACAGCAGGgagcacccgccgggcggcgcgtgctgggggcggcaccggcgctgcagctccgcgctttgcgcgcccagcgcccgcaggcagcgcgcacgtggggcggcagcggcgtttccttaccgggaggcaGCAACGAGCGCGGCGGCACCACCCCGCAGGCCcccattgccgttaccggcggacagCAGCGTGGAGCAGGGGGGCGTCTCTCACAGTGTGAGAAATAAAATTGGTACCGAGTGATTCAATTTGAAGAATAAAGTCTATGTTTGCTTTATCATGACATCTGCAATATTCAGTGGAAAAGGAATCCTGTttagttaaaagacagaaaacattcacttGACAGTATAAAAGTGAAACcattctgaaggctggtttttttttttgaggccatGATTTTAGGAAcacttttaattgcctttttctatCTGATTTAAATATCCAATTTAAGCACTTGAAgttccctcccccagcttttgctaaatgtgtaccATATTGCAAATTGCCTTTGACAGACTTGCAGTGTTATTGATAACTATTTAATGATAAAAGCCCAATGAtaagtatttttctagattataatgaaaatgtGATGTACTTCCTTGTCCAATAGAAACCAAGATgatttgaaattaaggaaaaagtttaaacGTGAATTGGGATACAGATGTGTGTTCTGGCTATAGTaattatctgaatatattttaattacgcTTTTAATTACTCTGTACTCGATAATGAGTGTCAATACGCATTTGCAGTCCTTATTCACATTATGGAAGGAACATTCACATGTACCCAAATCATACGAATAAAATAGGTCTTGAACTggactattctttatttttcattaaaacttctgaGAAGGGATAGAAATTTAATGACAAGTTAAGAGAGTGAACTCTGGAGATGTGAGTGGCACTTACAGATGGAGATGTCTTAGGTCACGTGcagctgtttcagaaagcagaagcttcCGGCCCATCAacgcgggtgctgctgcgggcaCCCTTCTTGCGGGCGCAGTTTGTGGCGATTCAGGTATCACATATCCTCACATTCCCTCTTCTTTAAAACGTAATCGTATGTAcgcttctaaattaaaattcctgaagtttgccGAGTTCGGCTGAGACCATGAAATCCAGGCTGGCTTTCTGGTGATGGCCGCAGAGGAAGGGGATGACCTCGGGGTGCTCCTCCTTCAGGCGggtgcagagctccaggaactgcAAATGGAGAGGGGTCGGGGGGGACAGAGACCCTGAGGTGGcacggggacatttgggggggacagggaggtcaTGGAGGGGGAATGGAGACACTCAGGGGGGAAGTGGAAATGATGGAGGACAGAGACAACCGAGGGGGGGACAGAGGTGATGGAAGGGGAAACAGGGACACTGAAAAGAACACTAAAATGCTGGAGCGGGGACAGAGACAtccaggagagagggagatgccAAGGTGGCACAGGGAAATCCACAggggacagagaggagatggaggaggaatagAGGGACCCAGGggggggacagagaggtgatggaggggagacaGGGACAAccaggggggatggggacatgatGGAGGGGAAACAGAGATATGATAGAGGGGGAACAGAGACACCAAGGCGGTGCAGGGACACCCAGAGCGAcagggaggtgaaggagaagGAATGGAAACACtgaggtggcatggggacacacaggtgatggaggggggacagaaacacccaggggagatggagacaccAAGGCGGCACAGGGACACACAGAGGGAGCATGGAAGTGAcaaaggaggggacagggacacccaggggtaacatggagatgatgcgagggggacagagacacccagaAGACACCCAGAGGTCATGGAGAGGGGACGGAGACAACCAGTGGGGATacggaggtgatggaggggggacagggacacccagggggtacagggaggtgatggagcgGGAACAGAGTCAACCAGGTAGGATGGAGACGCTGAGCTGGCATGGGGACACCTCACGGGAACACAGATGTGATGGATCGGGGACACGGAGATGATGGAGAGGGACAGACACACCAGGGGCaacagggaggtgagggaggggggaacagagaaaggctgaggggggatggagacaccaaggtggCATGTGGACACCCAGCGGGGACATGTAGATGATGGAGCgaaaacagagacacagagagatgCAGACGCTGAGGTGGCACGGGGACACCAACGGGGGACGTGGATATGCCGAGACGAGACATCAAGGGAGATGCCGAGGTGAGACATCAAGGGGGATGACAAAGGGGGACACGGAGATgctggaggggggacagagatgCCAAGGTGGCACGGTGACACCGGGGGGGACGGAGACACCCAAGGGGGGTCATGGAGACGATTGAGGGGGACAGAGACATCAAGGGGAGACAGAGACACCAAGGTGGTGTGGGGACACCAAAGGAGACATGGAGGTActgcaggagaacaaggagatgctgagacCAGACAGCAATGTCAAGTTGACAGGGAAAGACCAAGGGGGCACAGAGACACTGAGGTGGCACTGAGACACCAAGGGGGATGAAGACACCCAGGGAGCAACatggagatgatggagggggAACAGAGACCCCAAGGTGGCACCCTCCGGAGGTGCCGGGTGGAGGCTCGCGGAGCCCCTCGTCCTCATCATCCAGCACAATGATGTTGCCGGGCAGGGAGGCCGCAGGGGCTCAAGGTGAAAGCAGGGAGTGTATTTCGACTTCGCCGGTGCCAGTTTCCAGGGGCATGAGGGCaaattattaatcataattaatattatattgaccaaaacaaggcagcacagggtctggggaggtgctgggctcACTGCCGCCCTTAACCCACCCATAAAATCGTTAAATAGGACTAAAAGAAAACCTGCTTTCCTTGAGTCTTTCAcaagaaacaataaattaaaaagaaaagcccgTTGGAGGAGATCGTTCCTCCAGAGGAGCAGGAAGAGTGTGGGTACAGCTTAATGCCAGCGGTTCCCCGATACCTGAGTTACACCACTTCCCTAAACCCCCCCCAAATTCACAAGGgaaatatggggggaaaaaaggatcaaaaCCTGCTCAAGTtggggcaaaaataaaataaaaaacaggtaacGGGGTCGAAAAGGCACCAGATATAATAAATTTGGACACAATGCGATGTTGCAAAACAACAAGAGTAAAAGCCTAATtgaatgtgcatatatgtatttattagggtatatttatgtatatatatttactcacatattcctcctttttccctataacccagattttgaggccgaaagcagagaaatcctggcaggcttggggtcatttgcGACAATTTGGTGAGCAAACAGTACTCATCGTACCTTAATTAGAAGTCGACGAGTCCTCAGTGTGATATATCATCAATATCAACAATAAAACACCTCAGGTGGGTTTAAAACACACATGAATTGTGAACGTAAAAATAAATtcgctttttttttaagcaaaattcaacATATCTTTATCAGGGGCATTCAATTGCGGCTCCTGTGCCCCTGCTCCCCTGTCCTCCCGCCTGAACTTCGAAAGATAAGaattaaatattaccattttccacccaaaatgggaaggaccaCAGCAAGGCATGACCCAAAACAggcagaatttaaattaactctttattttatcccttttaactgtttattttgcctctaataagtttttttttattaattattatccatatcaaaaaccaattctgagTTTTATTATGAATCTTTAGGGTTTGAGCCCTaatatttactgagaaaaacatcaaatccttaaaaaaaaaaaaaaggaattttagctCACTGATACGTGGGAGCATTTACGCTCCGCTATAGGTGCCAGCGGGGCTTATAGACAGTAGATGTATAAAAAGGGAAGAGGCTCGTCCTACggattttgctgccaggggaacaaggggctacctccagttggcatgggccatgcccaccacgcattcgctcaactgtggagaggggggtgggagggaactttGGATCCCCAGAAccacccacagacccccca
Encoded proteins:
- the LOC142092285 gene encoding uncharacterized protein LOC142092285 isoform X4 encodes the protein MTLKATWPAAASRCRRERPCLSRWRTAKRPELQKRKGGEKEKEAFEVSNSPGSAESESCSGGQPSDRSYRKGKEERRRKKRLNCQILPAVPRARAAPPPLPSSPSVQEPADRPSVPRRTDKRGSRNDCRGVPWAGGVSGAPSPGADSLPGLVTCVTK
- the LOC142092285 gene encoding uncharacterized protein LOC142092285 isoform X3, producing the protein MTLKATWPAAASRCRRERPCLSRWRTAKRPELQKRKGGEKEKEAFEVSNSPGSAESESCSGGQPSDRSYRKGKEERRRKKRLNCQILPAVPRARAARQHRGLGCRFLSGDVVDCVWLRFAWVAFGLISLAAWAKRDSWTLTGCGQELLWLKLERPEKGG
- the LOC142092285 gene encoding uncharacterized protein LOC142092285 isoform X2 → MTLKATWPAAASRCRRERPCLSRWRTAKRPELQKRKGGEKEKEAFEVSNSPGSAESESCSGGQPSDRSYRKGKEERRRKKRLNCQILPAVPRARAARQHRGLGCRFLSGDVVDCVWLRFAWVAFGLISLAAWAKRDSWTLTGCGQELLWLKLERPEKGKAAEE
- the LOC142092285 gene encoding uncharacterized protein LOC142092285 isoform X1; this translates as MRLAGEQHGGAPGALPGGGGSGPRSSVRLASPLGGWGGVSCPLAARGWRDGKLQTARCGRLPVCWSPVAPGHPQAQSASWPLMRLHKPLQKERMRPGASYGNIGRCFFFPSFRGCTEDAVVCSCLGDAVDGTASGLRGLSLPGLAFLAASGRKGTGGALTGCGQGLPRLKLERPEKGGGQPSDRSYRRGREERRRKKRLKCQILPAVPRARAAVSPGPSGPCLPSYASRALPTPLLVPSVSHAAVFSFVLLPCTSSSILVSCSLSLFFFILCLCSVAHRCFFLFYLFVLICIRFFFPHNFSGLFSGFLLLSAPVCAVPCPCLLTSLSPFLPPYLFLSFCLFLSPSSCPSFPLPPCFCPAVCHWFFFLPLSARVLSLTLSLSFLQPVFSSLYSSASNASFSIF